Proteins encoded together in one Mycolicibacter minnesotensis window:
- the mqo gene encoding malate dehydrogenase (quinone) produces the protein MTDVALIGAGIMSATLGALLRRLQPDASITVVERLDAAAGESSDPWNNAGTGHAGLCELFYTPERPDGSIDITKAVRVNEQFQVTRQFWAHALENGLIGHPRNFLHPVPHVSFVHGVGAVDYLRRRHRALADNPLFAGTDFITDFGEFAARLPAMAAGRDPAVPVGLDWASHGTDVDFGALTQQLIGYCVRHGAAVHFGHEVRSLDRESDGRWRLGLVDLRTGETRRILAKFVFIGAGGATLGLLQRAGIPEVRGIGGFPIGGVFLRCGAAELTSAHRAKVYGLPVPGAPSTTAPHLDARRVKGASWLLFGPFAAWSPKFLKHGRATDLPRSIRFDNLASTLGAGLRERELVGYLLSQLRRIHGTRVQALREFLPDAEDAAWHEVRAGQRVQVIRGGQLDFGTTIVHTADGSMAGLLGASPGASTAVPAMLEVLERCFAGRFGTWLPTLTQMVPSWGVRLSDEPELFKQVWEWGSQQLQLD, from the coding sequence ATGACCGACGTAGCGCTGATCGGCGCGGGCATCATGAGCGCCACACTGGGAGCGCTCCTGCGCCGGCTGCAGCCGGATGCCTCAATCACAGTCGTCGAACGGTTGGACGCGGCTGCGGGGGAGAGCAGCGACCCCTGGAACAACGCCGGCACCGGCCACGCCGGACTGTGCGAGTTGTTCTACACACCGGAGCGGCCCGATGGCTCCATCGACATCACCAAAGCGGTGCGTGTCAACGAACAGTTTCAGGTGACCCGCCAGTTCTGGGCACATGCCTTGGAGAACGGCCTGATAGGACATCCGCGCAACTTTCTGCACCCCGTCCCGCACGTGAGCTTTGTCCACGGCGTCGGCGCGGTGGATTACCTGCGTCGGCGCCATCGTGCCCTGGCCGACAACCCGTTGTTCGCCGGAACCGACTTCATCACCGATTTCGGGGAGTTCGCCGCCCGCCTGCCGGCGATGGCCGCCGGCCGCGATCCGGCGGTACCGGTGGGTCTGGACTGGGCGTCGCACGGCACGGACGTCGACTTCGGAGCGCTGACGCAGCAGCTCATCGGCTATTGCGTTCGCCACGGCGCCGCCGTGCACTTCGGCCATGAGGTGCGCTCCCTCGACCGGGAATCCGATGGCCGCTGGCGGTTGGGGCTGGTCGACCTCCGCACCGGTGAAACCCGCAGAATCCTTGCGAAATTCGTCTTCATCGGGGCCGGCGGAGCGACCCTGGGGTTGCTGCAGCGCGCCGGGATCCCCGAAGTGCGCGGAATCGGAGGCTTCCCGATCGGCGGGGTATTCCTGCGCTGCGGGGCTGCTGAGCTCACCTCTGCCCACCGCGCGAAGGTGTACGGCTTACCGGTCCCGGGCGCCCCGTCGACCACCGCGCCTCATCTGGACGCCCGCCGGGTCAAGGGTGCTTCCTGGCTGTTGTTCGGACCCTTCGCCGCCTGGTCGCCGAAGTTCCTCAAGCACGGCCGCGCCACGGATCTGCCGAGATCGATCCGTTTCGACAATCTGGCGTCAACGCTGGGTGCGGGGCTCCGAGAACGCGAACTGGTCGGTTACCTGCTCTCTCAGCTGCGACGGATCCATGGCACACGTGTTCAGGCGTTGCGGGAGTTCCTGCCGGACGCCGAGGACGCTGCCTGGCATGAGGTCCGAGCAGGCCAGCGGGTGCAGGTGATCCGCGGTGGACAGCTCGATTTCGGCACCACGATCGTGCATACCGCAGACGGCAGCATGGCCGGGCTGCTCGGCGCTTCGCCGGGTGCGTCGACCGCGGTACCGGCGATGCTGGAGGTCCTGGAGCGCTGTTTCGCCGGGAGGTTCGGCACGTGGCTGCCGACGCTCACACAGATGGTGCCTTCGTGGGGTGTCCGCCTGAGCGACGAGCCGGAGTTGTTCAAGCAGGTGTGGGAGTGGGGCAGCCAACAGCTTCAGCTCGACTGA
- the mtr gene encoding mycothione reductase encodes MESYDLAIIGTGSGNSILDERYADKRVAICEQGTFGGTCLNVGCIPTKMFVYAAEVAKTVKEASRYGVDAHIDGVRWDAIVSRVFGRIDPIAAGGEQYRRSLPGVDVYNEHTRFEAVDPEGRYVLVTAGGEKFSAAQVVIAAGSRSSIPPAIADSGARYYTSDDIMRIAELPEHLVIVGGGFIAAEFAHVFSALGVRVTVVIRGSTLLRHCDETVAERFTRIAAAKWTLHSHRNVAHARNDGNGVVVELDDGTVVRADAMLVATGRVPNGDLLDAEQAGVAVADGRVTVDRYQRTSARGVFALGDVSSPYELKHVANHEARIVQHNLLCDWDDVESMRITDHRYVPAAVFTDPQIAAVGLTETQAMAKGLNISVKVQDYGDVAYGWAMEDTTGFAKLIAERGTGRLLGAHIMGYQASSIIQPLIQAMSFGLTAPEMARGQYWIHPALPEVVENALLGLE; translated from the coding sequence ATGGAGAGCTACGACCTGGCGATCATCGGAACCGGTTCGGGCAACAGCATTCTCGACGAGCGCTACGCGGACAAGCGGGTGGCGATCTGTGAGCAGGGCACTTTCGGCGGCACCTGCCTCAACGTTGGCTGCATCCCGACCAAGATGTTCGTCTACGCGGCCGAGGTGGCCAAGACCGTCAAGGAGGCGTCGCGCTACGGGGTCGACGCCCATATCGACGGTGTGCGGTGGGACGCGATCGTGTCGCGGGTGTTCGGGCGGATCGACCCGATCGCCGCGGGCGGCGAACAGTACCGCCGGAGCCTGCCCGGCGTTGACGTCTACAACGAGCACACCCGGTTCGAAGCCGTCGACCCCGAGGGCCGCTACGTGCTGGTGACCGCCGGCGGTGAAAAGTTCAGCGCCGCACAGGTGGTGATCGCGGCCGGCTCCCGATCATCGATTCCGCCCGCCATCGCCGACAGCGGGGCGCGCTACTACACCAGCGACGACATCATGCGGATCGCCGAGCTGCCCGAGCACCTGGTGATCGTCGGCGGGGGCTTCATCGCCGCCGAATTCGCCCACGTGTTCTCGGCCCTGGGCGTGCGGGTCACCGTGGTGATCCGCGGTTCGACGCTGCTGCGGCATTGCGACGAGACCGTTGCGGAGCGGTTCACCCGGATCGCCGCCGCCAAGTGGACACTGCATTCGCATCGCAACGTGGCCCACGCCCGCAACGACGGGAACGGGGTGGTCGTCGAGCTCGACGACGGCACGGTGGTGCGGGCCGACGCGATGTTGGTTGCTACCGGGCGGGTGCCCAACGGCGACCTGCTGGATGCTGAGCAGGCCGGTGTCGCGGTCGCCGACGGTCGGGTGACCGTCGACAGATACCAACGCACCTCGGCGCGCGGAGTTTTCGCGCTCGGTGACGTGTCCTCCCCCTACGAGCTCAAGCACGTCGCCAACCACGAGGCCAGGATCGTGCAACACAACCTGCTGTGCGACTGGGACGACGTGGAATCCATGCGCATCACCGACCATCGCTACGTCCCGGCCGCGGTCTTCACCGACCCCCAGATCGCGGCGGTGGGGCTGACCGAAACGCAGGCGATGGCAAAGGGTCTCAATATTTCGGTGAAGGTCCAGGACTACGGTGATGTCGCCTATGGCTGGGCGATGGAAGACACCACCGGATTTGCCAAGCTGATAGCCGAGCGCGGTACCGGGCGGCTGCTGGGCGCGCACATCATGGGCTACCAGGCATCGTCGATCATCCAACCGCTGATCCAGGCGATGAGCTTCGGTCTCACCGCGCCGGAGATGGCCCGGGGTCAATACTGGATTCACCCAGCGTTGCCCGAAGTCGTGGAGAACGCCCTGCTTGGACTGGAGTGA
- a CDS encoding acyl-CoA dehydrogenase encodes MKSTLLSRQDLDFLLFDWLRVDELTGRDRFSEHSRETFSDTLDLCEQLATRYFAPHNKKSDAHEPTFDGTKVTIIGEVKEALAACAEAELMGMAMDHHLGGSQLPTTVAQAGFVWLMAGNVSTAGYPMLTMANANLLAKFGTDEQIAAFVKPMIAGRFTGTMCLSETQAGSSLADITTRAEPSADGTFRVFGSKMWISGGDHELTDNIVHLVLAKIPGGPAGTKGISLFIVPKYLVNPDGTLGERNDVTLAGLNHKMGYRGITNTVLNFGEGVHRPGGEAGAVGYLVGTEHRGLSYMFHMMNEARLGVGMGAIALGYTGYLKSVDYARSRPQGRPLATKDPAAQQVPIIEHADIRRMLLAQKSYVEGALALALYCARLVDIAHTAQSDDELDHATALLDILTPVAKSWPSQWCLAANDLAIQVHGGYGYTREYDVEQHYRDNRLNPIHEGTHGIQSLDLLGRKVVQHGGASLAALHQAMTDSIAAARRAGSELADMADQLDAVIQRLVTVTAGMFAAGDIEAALANSAIYLEAFGHVVIAWIWLEQLLAVDGRPGDFYDGKRQAARYFLHYELPKTGPQLDLLESLDRTTLEMRPEWF; translated from the coding sequence ATGAAGTCCACCCTCCTGTCCCGGCAAGACCTCGATTTCTTGCTCTTCGATTGGCTGCGCGTTGACGAACTGACCGGACGGGACCGGTTCTCCGAGCACTCCCGTGAGACCTTCTCCGACACGCTGGATCTGTGCGAACAATTGGCGACGCGCTACTTCGCCCCACACAACAAGAAGAGCGACGCCCACGAGCCCACCTTCGACGGCACGAAAGTCACCATCATCGGTGAGGTCAAAGAAGCACTGGCTGCGTGCGCCGAGGCTGAACTGATGGGCATGGCGATGGACCACCACCTCGGCGGCTCCCAGTTGCCGACAACGGTGGCCCAGGCCGGTTTCGTGTGGTTGATGGCCGGCAATGTCAGCACCGCGGGCTATCCGATGCTGACGATGGCCAACGCCAATCTGCTCGCCAAGTTCGGCACCGACGAGCAGATCGCCGCCTTCGTCAAACCCATGATCGCCGGCCGCTTCACCGGGACGATGTGCCTGTCGGAGACACAAGCCGGATCGTCCCTGGCCGACATCACCACCCGCGCAGAGCCGAGCGCCGACGGGACCTTCCGCGTGTTCGGATCGAAAATGTGGATCTCCGGTGGCGATCACGAATTGACGGACAACATCGTGCATCTGGTCCTGGCCAAGATCCCCGGCGGCCCGGCCGGCACCAAAGGAATCTCACTGTTCATCGTGCCGAAGTATCTGGTGAATCCCGATGGCACGCTGGGTGAGCGCAACGACGTCACATTGGCCGGACTCAATCACAAGATGGGTTACCGCGGAATCACCAACACCGTGCTCAACTTCGGCGAGGGCGTTCACCGGCCCGGCGGCGAGGCGGGCGCCGTCGGCTACCTGGTCGGCACCGAGCACCGCGGCCTGAGCTACATGTTCCACATGATGAATGAGGCTCGGCTGGGCGTGGGCATGGGCGCGATCGCGCTGGGCTACACCGGATACCTGAAGTCGGTCGACTACGCGCGCAGCCGACCCCAGGGTCGGCCCCTCGCGACGAAAGACCCAGCGGCGCAGCAGGTTCCGATCATCGAGCACGCAGACATCCGACGCATGCTGCTGGCGCAGAAGTCCTACGTCGAGGGAGCACTCGCCTTGGCGCTGTACTGCGCACGACTCGTCGACATCGCCCACACCGCTCAATCCGACGACGAACTCGACCACGCCACCGCACTACTGGACATCCTCACCCCGGTCGCGAAGAGCTGGCCGTCACAGTGGTGCCTGGCCGCCAACGACCTGGCAATCCAGGTGCACGGCGGCTACGGCTACACCCGCGAGTACGACGTGGAGCAGCACTACCGCGACAACCGGCTCAACCCGATCCATGAAGGCACCCACGGCATCCAGAGCCTGGACCTGTTGGGCCGCAAGGTGGTGCAACATGGTGGAGCGAGCCTGGCTGCGCTACACCAGGCGATGACGGACAGCATCGCGGCCGCGCGTCGCGCCGGCAGCGAACTGGCAGACATGGCCGACCAACTCGACGCGGTGATCCAGCGGCTGGTGACCGTCACCGCAGGAATGTTCGCCGCTGGTGACATCGAGGCCGCCCTGGCCAACAGTGCGATCTACCTGGAGGCCTTCGGGCATGTGGTGATCGCGTGGATCTGGCTGGAGCAGTTGTTGGCGGTCGATGGCCGACCCGGAGATTTCTACGACGGTAAACGCCAAGCGGCCCGCTACTTCCTTCACTACGAGCTGCCCAAGACCGGCCCGCAGCTCGATCTGCTGGAAAGCCTGGACCGCACGACCCTGGAGATGCGCCCGGAGTGGTTCTGA
- a CDS encoding HNH endonuclease signature motif containing protein: MRSSSREEVVEAFDALAADLDRALDLDFDSLTPRECLALLRRCEKLRRRLPAVEHPLVNRLATTDPGELGGKPRWVLADELHLTRGEAGRRIAEAAELGDRRTLTGEPLQPVRPAVATAQRDGQIGAGHIAVIRSFFHYLPTDIDAGTLAQAEQHLTELGTTCRPDELAKLATRLADHLHPDGNHTEDDRAQRRGILLGPQGRDGMSPIKGFLDPQARATLDTALARWAAPGMCNPNDTTPCTSGTATQAQIDTDTRNTAQRNHDALTAMARALLASGDLGQHNGLPATIIVSTTLTDLQTGTGKAHTGGGTWLPMRDVIAMASHAHHYLRIYQGAQELALFHTKRLASPGQRIVLYAKERGCSHPNCPIPGYLCEVHHDTDYAKTRRTDITDLTLRCGPHHQLITTGGWKTRKHHNGTTQTLPPPHLDQGQPRTNHYHHPERLLQDSDDDGP; the protein is encoded by the coding sequence ATGCGTTCGAGCAGTCGTGAAGAGGTCGTCGAAGCCTTCGACGCGCTGGCCGCTGACCTCGATCGCGCGCTGGATCTGGACTTCGATTCCCTCACGCCGCGGGAATGCCTGGCCCTGCTACGCCGCTGCGAGAAGCTACGCCGGCGGCTTCCCGCGGTGGAACACCCGCTGGTCAACCGGCTCGCCACCACCGACCCGGGTGAATTGGGCGGCAAACCCCGCTGGGTGCTCGCCGATGAGTTGCATCTGACCCGCGGTGAGGCCGGGCGGCGTATCGCTGAGGCTGCCGAACTCGGTGACCGTCGCACCCTGACCGGCGAACCCCTGCAACCGGTACGGCCCGCCGTCGCCACCGCCCAACGCGACGGGCAGATCGGAGCCGGTCACATCGCGGTGATCCGCTCCTTCTTTCACTACCTGCCCACTGATATCGATGCGGGCACCTTGGCCCAAGCCGAACAACACCTCACCGAACTAGGCACCACGTGTCGCCCCGACGAACTCGCGAAACTCGCAACACGGTTAGCCGACCACCTGCACCCCGACGGCAACCACACCGAAGACGACCGCGCCCAACGCCGCGGGATCCTGCTCGGCCCCCAAGGCCGTGACGGCATGAGCCCCATCAAAGGATTCCTCGACCCCCAAGCCCGCGCCACCCTCGACACCGCCCTGGCTCGCTGGGCCGCCCCCGGCATGTGCAACCCCAACGACACGACTCCCTGCACCAGCGGCACAGCCACACAAGCCCAGATCGACACCGACACCCGCAACACCGCCCAACGCAACCACGACGCCCTCACCGCCATGGCCCGCGCCCTGCTCGCTTCCGGAGACCTCGGTCAGCACAACGGGCTACCGGCCACCATCATCGTCTCGACCACACTGACCGACCTGCAAACCGGCACCGGCAAAGCCCACACCGGAGGCGGCACCTGGCTCCCGATGCGCGACGTCATCGCCATGGCCAGCCACGCCCACCACTACCTACGCATCTACCAGGGCGCCCAAGAGTTGGCCCTATTCCACACCAAACGCCTGGCCTCACCCGGACAACGGATCGTGCTCTACGCCAAAGAACGCGGCTGTAGCCACCCCAACTGCCCGATCCCCGGCTACCTCTGCGAAGTCCACCACGACACCGACTACGCGAAAACCCGCCGCACCGACATCACCGACCTCACCCTGCGCTGCGGCCCCCACCACCAACTCATCACCACCGGCGGCTGGAAAACCCGCAAACACCACAACGGCACCACCCAAACCCTGCCCCCACCACACCTAGACCAAGGCCAACCCCGCACCAACCACTACCACCACCCAGAAAGGCTGCTGCAGGACAGCGACGACGACGGCCCGTAA
- a CDS encoding 3-oxoacyl-ACP reductase → MTDLTQRLAGRVAVVTGAGGGIGLASARRMRAEGAQIVVGDLDQAAGTAVADELDGLFVQVDVADQDQVDALFDTAAQTFGSVDIAFNNAGISPPDDDLIETTELPAWQRVQDVNLKSVYLCCRAALRHMAPAGRGSIINTASFVAVMGSATSQISYTASKGGVLAMSRELGVQYARQGIRVNALCPGPVNTPLLQELFAADPERAARRLIHVPVGRFAEPEEIAAAVAFLASDDASFITGSTFLVDGGISSAYVTPL, encoded by the coding sequence GTGACCGACCTGACCCAACGCCTGGCCGGACGGGTGGCCGTGGTGACCGGTGCCGGTGGAGGAATCGGCTTGGCATCCGCGCGGCGGATGCGCGCCGAAGGCGCCCAGATCGTGGTCGGTGACCTCGACCAGGCGGCCGGCACCGCAGTCGCCGACGAACTTGACGGTCTGTTCGTTCAGGTGGATGTCGCCGATCAGGACCAGGTTGACGCGCTGTTCGACACCGCGGCCCAGACCTTCGGCTCAGTGGACATCGCCTTCAACAACGCCGGCATCTCGCCGCCCGACGATGACCTCATCGAGACCACCGAACTGCCTGCCTGGCAGCGGGTTCAGGACGTCAACCTCAAGTCGGTGTACCTGTGCTGCCGTGCGGCGCTGCGGCACATGGCGCCCGCCGGGCGGGGATCGATCATCAACACCGCCTCGTTCGTCGCGGTGATGGGTTCGGCCACCTCCCAGATCTCCTACACCGCCTCCAAGGGCGGTGTGCTGGCCATGTCGCGTGAGCTGGGGGTCCAATACGCTCGGCAGGGCATCCGGGTGAACGCGCTGTGCCCCGGCCCGGTGAATACCCCGTTGCTGCAGGAGCTCTTCGCTGCCGACCCGGAGCGTGCCGCTCGCCGTCTGATCCACGTTCCGGTGGGTCGGTTCGCCGAGCCGGAGGAGATCGCCGCCGCGGTGGCCTTCCTGGCCAGCGATGACGCCTCGTTCATCACCGGCTCAACCTTCCTGGTGGACGGCGGGATCAGCTCGGCCTACGTGACGCCGCTGTAG
- a CDS encoding aldehyde dehydrogenase family protein translates to MTTELINPATGAVFSTVEHLDAGAVDDAVSRAQAAQKRWAKRAPAERAAALRDFAAVVDAHIDELAALEVTNSGHPISAAEWEAGHVRDVLQFYAASPERLSGKQIPVAGGLDVTFHEPLGVVGIITPWNFPMPIAVWGFAPALAAGNAVLIKPAEWTPLTTLRLAELAVESGLDPDLLQVLPGRGAEVGERLVTHPNVAKIVFTGSTATGTRVLQAGAAGVKRVTLELGGKSANIVFADCDLEQAAATAPYGVFDNAGQDCCARSRILVQASVYDRFMELLEPAVAGVVVGDPTSRDTEMGPLVSRPHWEKVASYVPDDAPVAFRGKAPTGPGFWFPPTVLTPAATDRCVTEEIFGPVVTVLPFEDEADAIAMANNTVYGLSGSIWTNDLSRALRVSRAVEAGNLSVNSHSSVRFTTPFGGFKQSGLGRELGADAPLSFTETKNVFIAVKETQ, encoded by the coding sequence ATAACCACCGAACTGATCAACCCGGCAACCGGGGCGGTCTTCAGCACCGTCGAACACCTGGACGCCGGCGCCGTCGACGACGCAGTGAGCCGCGCGCAGGCCGCCCAGAAGCGGTGGGCCAAGCGCGCCCCGGCCGAGCGGGCCGCCGCGCTGCGGGACTTCGCCGCGGTCGTCGACGCCCACATCGACGAACTGGCCGCGCTCGAGGTCACGAACTCCGGACATCCGATATCGGCCGCCGAATGGGAGGCTGGGCACGTCCGCGATGTGCTGCAGTTCTATGCGGCCAGTCCGGAGCGGCTGTCCGGCAAGCAGATTCCGGTGGCCGGCGGTCTCGACGTCACGTTTCACGAGCCGCTCGGCGTCGTCGGGATCATCACCCCGTGGAACTTTCCCATGCCGATCGCGGTATGGGGCTTCGCTCCGGCGCTGGCCGCCGGAAACGCGGTGCTGATCAAGCCCGCCGAGTGGACTCCGCTGACCACGCTGCGGCTGGCCGAACTGGCCGTCGAGTCAGGCCTGGACCCCGACCTTCTGCAGGTACTGCCCGGTCGGGGCGCGGAGGTGGGGGAGCGCCTGGTCACCCATCCCAATGTGGCCAAGATCGTGTTCACCGGGTCTACCGCCACCGGTACCCGGGTGCTGCAGGCGGGTGCAGCCGGGGTCAAACGGGTCACGCTGGAGCTCGGTGGCAAGAGCGCCAACATCGTCTTCGCCGACTGTGACCTGGAGCAGGCGGCGGCGACGGCGCCTTACGGTGTGTTCGACAACGCCGGGCAGGACTGTTGTGCACGTAGCCGAATCCTGGTGCAGGCAAGCGTCTATGACCGTTTCATGGAGTTGTTGGAGCCCGCGGTGGCTGGTGTCGTCGTCGGCGACCCGACGTCCCGCGACACCGAGATGGGCCCGCTGGTGTCGCGCCCGCACTGGGAGAAGGTGGCCTCCTACGTGCCCGACGATGCGCCGGTCGCCTTCCGCGGTAAGGCGCCCACCGGCCCCGGCTTCTGGTTCCCGCCCACCGTCCTGACACCCGCGGCCACCGACCGATGTGTCACCGAGGAGATCTTCGGTCCGGTGGTGACGGTGCTGCCGTTCGAAGATGAGGCCGACGCCATCGCCATGGCCAACAACACCGTTTACGGTCTGTCCGGCTCGATCTGGACCAACGACCTGTCCCGGGCGCTGCGCGTCTCGCGGGCGGTGGAAGCTGGCAACCTGTCGGTGAATTCGCATTCCTCGGTGCGTTTCACCACCCCGTTCGGGGGCTTCAAACAGTCGGGTTTGGGGCGAGAGTTGGGTGCAGATGCCCCGCTGTCGTTCACCGAGACCAAGAATGTGTTCATCGCAGTGAAGGAGACGCAGTGA
- a CDS encoding gamma-glutamyl-gamma-aminobutyrate hydrolase family protein, giving the protein MGRGSEDLNGSEPGGSASLDGGEAKLGPPHETARPVIGLTTYLDRARFGVWDARAGLLPAQYIQSLTAAGGIAVLLPPQPVTAEIAARVLDGVNALVITGGRDLDPEGYGQTPHAETDRPDTTRDSWEFALLAEAMKRGMPVLGICRGAQVLNVALGGTLHQHLPDVIGNTGHRAGNGVFTPMPVRTVAGTRAADLLGESCRVQCYHHQAIADVGAKLVVSARDDDGVIEAIELPGEEFVLAVQWHPEESPEDLRLFTAIVAEAGKYASARVAE; this is encoded by the coding sequence ATTGGGAGAGGGTCCGAGGATTTGAACGGTTCTGAACCCGGCGGTTCAGCGAGCCTCGACGGAGGAGAAGCGAAGCTGGGACCGCCGCATGAAACCGCCCGACCGGTCATCGGACTGACGACCTATCTGGACCGGGCGCGATTCGGTGTCTGGGATGCGCGTGCCGGGCTGCTGCCGGCCCAATACATCCAGAGCCTCACCGCCGCCGGTGGGATCGCTGTGCTGTTGCCGCCCCAGCCGGTGACGGCCGAGATCGCGGCCCGGGTGCTCGACGGAGTCAATGCCTTGGTGATCACCGGTGGTCGCGACCTCGACCCCGAGGGCTATGGCCAGACACCGCACGCCGAGACCGATCGTCCCGACACCACCCGGGATTCCTGGGAGTTCGCTCTATTGGCCGAGGCGATGAAGCGCGGGATGCCGGTGCTGGGCATCTGCCGTGGCGCCCAAGTGCTCAACGTCGCGCTTGGCGGGACACTGCACCAGCACCTGCCCGACGTGATCGGCAACACCGGGCACCGCGCCGGCAACGGCGTCTTCACTCCGATGCCGGTGCGCACGGTAGCCGGTACTCGCGCGGCCGACCTCCTCGGGGAGAGCTGCCGGGTGCAGTGCTACCACCATCAGGCCATCGCCGATGTGGGTGCCAAACTTGTGGTCAGTGCGCGCGATGACGACGGAGTCATCGAGGCGATTGAGCTTCCCGGGGAGGAATTCGTGCTGGCGGTCCAGTGGCATCCCGAGGAGTCGCCGGAAGATCTTCGGCTGTTCACCGCGATCGTGGCTGAAGCGGGTAAATACGCGTCAGCGCGGGTGGCCGAATGA